In Eleutherodactylus coqui strain aEleCoq1 chromosome 4, aEleCoq1.hap1, whole genome shotgun sequence, the following are encoded in one genomic region:
- the LOC136625919 gene encoding uncharacterized protein, whose protein sequence is MIKQVIAQCPVCQHVQKREVPHTVMGHIGRGQLPAQIWQMDFVGPLPESRGCKYICTAVDTFSGLMVGFPCKTATQWSTLRTLEVITQYYGTPLQIQTDNGSHFTGNQVKEYASKNNIEWVYHMPYYPQAAGLVERMNGLLKSTLKKLTETDKYGQWRDNLTAALQIINNRPITDSMTPLMRMLTPNLSIDVAKVETILYWKINPDAQAPYRATPAAAGLDLYALDTVVIAPGKVSTIPTGIGCKIPENHFGQIATRSSFALRSAVVLGGVIDADYQGEIKVIMINLGTDPLIIGKKERMAQLLLIPVYLTQVEEGVAPTELTVRGDKGFGSTNVTNVGAKIWVQNHQGPPSPAEVIAVGKDRTLLIMRPGVEKWEYVPQEKCYLRE, encoded by the coding sequence gacacatagggagaggccagttgccagcgcagatttggcagatggattttgtagggcccctccctgagagcagaggatgtaagtatatttgtacagcagtagatacattctcaggtctgatggtgggattcccatgtaaaacagcaacacaatggagtactttacgtactctggaagttattacccagtattatgggactcccctgcagatccagacagacaatggttcacattttaccggaaatcaggtaaaagagtatgccagtaaaaacaacatagaatgggtatatcatatgccctactatccacaggccgcgggcctggtggaacgaatgaatgggttattaaaatctaccctgaagaagctcactgagaccgacaaatatggtcaatggagagataatctgactgctgctttacagattatcaacaacaggcccatcactgattctatgacacccttaatgcgcatgctaacacccaatctcagtatagatgtagctaaggtagagacaatcttatactggaaaattaatccagatgcgcaggcaccttatagagccactcctgccgctgcagggttggatctatacgctcttgatacggtggtgatagccccgggaaaggtgagtactattcccacagggataggatgcaagatcccggagaatcacttcgggcagatagccactagatcgagttttgctctgagaagtgcagtagtcctaggcggagtcatagatgcagattatcagggggaaattaaagtaatcatgataaatttaggaacagatcctctgataatagggaaaaaggagcgcatggcacagctgctattaataccagtgtatctgacacaagtggaagaaggggtggcccccactgaacttactgtaagaggagataaaggttttggctcaactaatgttactaatgtaggggccaaaatatgggttcagaatcaccaaggaccgccctccccggcagaggttattgctgtggggaaagatcgaactttgcttattatgcgacccggagtagagaaatgggaatatgtcccacaagaaaagtgctatttgcgggaataa